From the genome of Capsicum annuum cultivar UCD-10X-F1 chromosome 4, UCD10Xv1.1, whole genome shotgun sequence:
aaaatttaaaagtacaaataaatatgtatttggaaCTTTAATATTTACCTTTGTACCGTCAGAAATATTATCCGGAGATTGAACAACATCAGGACTGAAATGTCGTCCAGATTGCTCTAACCCTCCCTCATCAACATTTGCTGCTTTATCAGCTTCAATATCTTCAACCTGCTCCAGAAAAAATTGTGTCCAATAACATAACGAGTTATTTTACAAAATGTATACTATTTGTATAAGGCAGTCCAATAAGTATATTCAAATCAactaagattttcaaagaaaaaatttaccTTGCTTTGAGAAAAtgctttcttcaactttttgaatttttttttcattatatcaCGAATTCCTTTTAAATTCGCGACGAACCTGTTTTGATAAAAAATCTATATAcaaaatttttttcatgaaaaacaaaatatttgccaaaaaaaaaaagtacctcATCGCGGAATGCATCAAaatctttcttagaaataaaggctTGTTTGTCAACATGACTCTCAGGCTTTGACACAGTTACTTCCTCTACATGAATATCTGGCTTTGAGTGTACCTGAGGAAAAATAACCCGAGTTGTTTGCTTTCCTTTCGCCGTTTTTGAAGAAGACGCCTGCCGTGTTGAAGTTGACTTGAAAATTGGTGTCTTCATTCCATCAGCCTTTGCAGCACGAGGAACTAGTGTCCTCGTTTGGGTATGCTCATCCAAACTATCTACTTgctttttccttaaatatttctTCACTACTGGTGTTGAGGAATCaaccttctgtttcttctttgaatgttCGTTGCTCTTTCTTGGTGGTAGATCCTGAAAGTCGTAATCAGAATCAATAGAACGTTCATGTTGTGTTGCATCCTTCTGTGGTATTTACAATTTTGACAGCTCCTTTTTCgttggctctatgttcttaaagacaacctagaataataggtaaataataaatgttaaagaatcagttaaacaattgtaaatgaaaatacatacatacatatatatatatactgtaaaatacatattaatacatatgtatttattaagaaCAAACCTTTCCATCATCATTAAACATAGCATTCATTAAAAACTCAAAGCGTGGATGAGGTGCAATCGTCTTTCAATTTAATAATTGAGAAATCCGATTATCAACCTTCGATGCAATCTTTGGTGGGAAATTTGAACAACACTCGTAAAGCCACACTTGTATAGCCAGTGGCATTctctgaatcaaataaaattgaccacCAGCTTTCAACCGGTTGTTCAAACTTCTGGTCAAatcttcaaaagataaagaaccccATGGAAAATTCTTATATCTTCCACTATCGACCAAATCGAAATGAAGACGGGGTATTACCACAGTTTCAACATTAGATAAGACAAATGAATGCAGGAAGTACAGGCTTGCAAATTTCTCAGCATCCGCATCATTGTTCTCCCCCCATACTCTCTCCgtgaatgctagaaatagttgccttttctgtataatttttaccccattgaaatacttctcaaccatcctatttggtacaccctcgtcaaaaataaagtcatacctatttgaaacacaattcaATCCAGTTGTGATGGCAAATTTCCTGGGAGTAAAATTAAGAAAGGTCTCATTAGCACAAATCAAAATCCCAAaagaagaactacccttcacCTCAAGCGTCATAAGGCATCTGCACAATTATGCTTGCACTACACATTGCtgcttcttcataaaataatcaaaaatgttTTTCTCGCAAAAGTTTTTAAACTATTCCTTGTTTAAAATTGCGCATATGCTTTCATAAATATCTTTGTCACTGTAAGAAcacatgtgtggtgcaaatcttgaaagttttctgacAATGTATATTTCATCCCGCATCACCTATAAAATGAATCATATAACATGCAGCCAACAAATCAATCATCcaataaaaatctaaaacatataatagacatatgtatttttatcatatcaaaactgcaataaacactgaaaaatacatatcaaatatactaaaaatacatatagtcaATAGACTGTTCTGGTATTTAAGCTTAAactaacatgcatatgtatttttatagtatcaaaactgaaaccaacactgaaaaatacatatgcatgttagtTTAAGCTTAAATACCAGAACAGTCTATTGACNNNNNNNNNNNNNNNNNNNNNNNNNNNNNNNNNNNNNNNNNNNNNNNNNNNNNNNNNNNNNNNNNNNNNNNNNNNNNNNNNNNNNNNNNNNNNNNNNNNNATATGTATTTTTATCATATCAAAACTGCAATaaacactgaaaaatacatatcaaatatactaaaaatacatatagtcaATAGACTGTTCTGGTATTTAAGCTTAAactaacatgcatatgtatttttatagtatcaaaactgaaaccaacactgaaaaatacatatcatatatactaaaaatatatatatccaaCAAATATCTGAACATCCTCTTCAATACATATATCATCTTCACAAATTATCATTGAATACGTAAatatcattataacatcaaaatacatattaattacataaaaaaaaaaaatacatataacttacaACTTTAACAACATCTTTATTTAGGGCAAAAATACATTTTACTCAAAAATACATTTAGaacaaaaaaatacctcttcctcgcTAACATCTTCAGAATCATCATCAAAAGAGATCTGAACATCCTCATCAACCTTAGTCAAACCTTCAATTTCTTTCGCTTTCCTTTTCTTCaggatttttttgatttttttccttctGAGAAGGAAATTTTTTcaacgttttttttttttcaaaatttttttcatCTTCAGCGGATCGTTGCGAAACGTCGATCTAATCTCCTCCGATTTCTCAGATTTCTTCGACTGTAAAGAATTTGAAACAACTTTTTAACAACATTTTCTTGAGTTAATCCAAGACTAGAAGATGGTCCACAATCATAGACCAAATTCGAATTACTTATACCACTATATGTTcgtgattttggtgtttgttccgccattaaaatcaaaaatcttaaattctgattttgagatatattagaatatgctaattttgaaatttatccaaaaaaaaaaatgctaacATACAATAGTTAAATTAAGAGTTACCTGAAATAGATGAAGATAATCTTTACTGATGATGCTAAAATCGtgcaaagtgaaaaaaaattggaGCGGGAAGATATCGTTTAGGGCGAAAAAAACggaaaaaaatctttcaaaataatgaaagagaagGCTAATAGCgtgaaaatagagaaaatgacaATAATTTCTTCAAGTGGGCAAAAAGTAGGGACCACATAAAATAATGCTATGGATGttacaaaatgtaatttaataaaattgttgttattttttgtaattttatgcTTAAGTTTGATACTTTatgcattttttcctttcaaatATACTATTTTGGACACTGttataattttctaaattccTTTATTCGGATTTAGACGTAGCCGAATGATCGACCACTAAACACTATGAGGTTTCAGGTTTAAATGTTAATACGCGTAAAAATATTAAGTAATCATTTATTTACATCCGTCTAAGTCTTGATAGATAGAGTTACTGTCGAGCAAGTATTCCATAAAATAGTCTAGATATACATAAACTCATCTGAGTATTATGAACAGAGTTACCTGATATTGATACCTCGTCCACGTCTTGTTCACATTTGAGTTTGAATAAACCATAAGGCAGCAAAAAGTAAGAATAAACCAAAGGCAGAGCAACAATATATCCAAAGTGGACACGGCAAAGCCAAAGCAAAGCACCTCTAAAAGCAAAACTCTATTagcaaaatctcaaaaatcccCATCTAACACATTCTTAAATATCCATCAAAtctctcacaaaaaaaaaaaaaaaaaaaagaaattcattTTCTTTCTCCTTGTTGTCTCAAAAAAAAAGTCACCAATGGGACTTTGTTTTAGTAAAGCATGTTGTTGTTGTCCAAATTATAAAGATGTTCCGATTTCATCATCTCCTTCAGCATCTCCTGAATATCATCCTGTTCctatattatctcaaaaatatcCAGAAGAATCACCACCAGCACCAATATCGTCGTACATGCCTATGCCAAGGACTAGTACTTCCTCGTCATCAAGTACTAATCAATTTGGTCAAATATTAGGAAAGCCTTATACTGACATCAAGACAATATATGATCTTGATAAAGAATTGGGTAGAGGTCAATTTGGGATAACATATCTTTGTACTGAGAAAGCAACTGGATTAAAATATGCATGTAAGTCAATATCAAGAAGGAAATTGGTTACACAAAAGGACATTGAAGATGTTAGAAGGGAAGTTACTATACTTCAATATTTAAGTGGACAACCAAATATTGTAGAATTTAAAGGTGCTTATGAGGATAAAAATAACTTGCATTTGGTCATGGAGTTGTGTTCTGGTGGTGAACTTTTTGATAGGATAACAGTAAAAGGGAATTATTCAGAGAAAGAAGCAGCAAGAATTGGAAGACAAATAGTGAATGTGGTTCATGCTTGTCATTTTATGGGTGTTATGCATAGAGATCTTAAACCTGAGAATTTCTTGATGGTTAGTAAAGATGATGATTCTCCATTGAAGGCTACTGATTTTGGCCTCTCTGTTTTCATTGAAGAAGGTTAGTTACTATCAAAATTTCTCCCTGCTGCTTTGTTATCAATATTTTTACTCAAATGTGAAGGGAGTTTTGGACCAGTCATAAAGTTGTTTCTGTGTGACGTATATCTTATGGGTTTGACTACTAATATTTGCATTAGGTTAGACTATCTATGTCACGTCCCTTGATTGTGACCCTTTTTCGAATCGTGTTGACCCTGGATACTTTGTGCACCAAGTTGTTTTTCAAGAAGTTATTCTCTTCTActctcctctttttttctttaatatgatGTTCGGtatttatattggattttgattaaatttgaatttcagtTGAAAACTCGCTCATCGGGATAAAACATTTTCTAACAAAGATGGTTATCTCTAATTAAAAATGTAGTACGCCTTTGCCCTCTCAATCACAATCCTTGTTGGCTTTCTATGGTTTTTTAATTTGCTCACTTACACATCAATCATGTTATATTATTCTCTTTGATGTAATGTGATAACTACTTTGAAAGCAAGCTTGATTGCCTGGCTGCGTATAGGGATTGAtttatagtttattattttagaaaaacatttacttgatttcaatttttttacacAAATAaatgtgactttctgaaataaTAAGTACACGTACTAGTTGAAGGATCATCTGACAAAGCAACCCTTGAATAGTCTTTAAATATTCAGAATAATTGATGATAATATGAATTAGAGTAGAAGTGTGTCTAGTGGCCAAATTAGTTAAAAGCTTGATTATGGGTTGATTAAGGTGATTAGTCACTCAAATTCTTTAATCTTTATTAAATGATGATTTGCTCATCTggtctttttttatttgttgtttaatcTTTATTAATGTTTTAGCAGCCTATAGGTTGATCAAGGCTCTTATTAAACCTGTTCAAAATGATGGAGaactaacatatatttttattttagttttcgaTCGGTGTATCTTTATCTCACGTACCAAATGAGAATTTGAGATGGAGACTTATGACTTACTGCTCCTTTACGCGGTTTAAAGTATACGAAAATCATAAGTAGAGAGACCTTTTTGCTCCTCTGGTGACTCAAACTCCCAACCCTAGATTGAAAGTGAACGATATTTTCTATTCGAGCAACTCCATCTTGTCTTTTGTCATTTTAGCCCTTATTAAGAGCTTCCACCCTTTTTGCTCCTTTAACGACCCAAACTTCACaaccttaaaataaaaaatgaaaaatgcttATCATCCGATCAACTCGCTCACGTCACTAAAACGTGAGTGAGTGTTGTAGTAGTTGGGATATATTGGGCCTGAAGAAGAATACAAAGTGTCAATTTGATGGGACAGGTAGCTAGACTTTGGTCCCGAGTTTGCAAGACTTACATAATTAGATGGTTGACGTAGTCAATAGAAAGTGACAGGTCaatgtttatttttttcctatgtCCCCCGTGTAGAACCAGCAACATACTAAATGAAATAATGGAGTTCAAAACTATAGTccccttcttttcttttcttttttattttgtgaaataAGTGCTGTAAGACTTTCGTGTGTCttttattttctgtctttgtaTGTAAATGAATGAATTTATGTATTGAGGATTGGTCTAATTTTATTGAGTATGATTCATAGTGATTATTTATTAAAGAATGACTGTGGATTTCAATAAGTAATGTTTTTAAAGATGAAAACATACGCCCTCCgacatgaaatttaagaaaatatagaagacttttgaattttgtggtcttaaattaaagatatgtcaaatgtatcaaaatgcacttcaatcttatggtcttaaacatgtcacttgaaaagttaaaatttaaaatttgctaaaaaagaaaaaaatcattcttttcaaaattgattaaaaaaaaaaaaatgatcattcttttttaaacagagagTACTAATTAAATATTTACAATAGAGAGGTGTCATTTTCTACTAGACATACTAAAAGGAAAAATGTCGTATCACTTTAAATATTCAATTTGTTGCTTTTGTGCGACATGCATCTTGGGTATCTTGGGTCATTTTACATAATAATTTGTTTTATTGTTGTATAattctattaatttaattttaatttagtaatCAATTTAAGGTTGTTTATTTGTCTAATGATTTCTGGCTACTTCAAAACGATAGATGTTAGTAGTTATCTATCTGACTATATATGTTCCTAATTAGATGCTCTAATATTAAATTAGTGAGATATAGTAGACATGTTTAATGGAATTGTGACTCTGTCTTTTCCCGGACTCTACGCATAGTTGGAGCTTAATGGCCCGAACTACCTTTTATTGTCTATCTACCATGTTGAAATTGAGCATAATAAAGTCTTTTTAGTCTTCACAAGAAATATTTACTTGGAGTATAAATATGTTAAAGATTTTGATTACCAACTTGTAATAATAATTACTATAGATTTTAGTGAATTAATTATTGCAGGAAAAATTTACAAGGATATTGTTGGAAGTGCATATTATGTTGCCCCTGAGGTGTTGAAACGTAACTATGGGAAGGAAATAGATGTGTGGAGTGCTGGAGTTATTTTGTACATTCTACTAAGTGGATTTCCTCCCTTCTGGGCCGGTAAGTACCTCTTCATCATTTCGGGTAAACaaataaatcacttttcaacTTGTATAATTTTTCAAAGACAGGACCGAAAAGTGATTAGCGAGCGCTGTTTCTGCTTCTTTTTGTCCTATACTAATGTGTATATATGGTAGATTGGTAAAGTTTTTAGTTGCTAACAACTCtcttatgaaatttatgatgagGTTTAACTTCTCTACGCTAAGGGGTTGTTTCGTTGTTGGTTAGAGTTATGCAGTGTTTTGTTATTAATGCACTTGTTATTCCATCTTCTACTATGGGtaaaataatacatatacatatattagtTATGCAGAAATTGTGAGCTGGTAACCGAACACCGTACTTGATGTCCGGAATTTTATTCACAACTAAAATGCTACCAAACGTGATATTAGTTATGCTAGTTTTGAAGATAACTACATGTAAAAAGTGAAATTCCTGATTTGGAAAATAAGGTATGTCCATTTTGAAGAACTAATTAATCTTTTGTTGCTTGTGTTGTACCTCACTTTTAATATGTCATTATTTGTGGATGTGAAGTGACAAACTTATTAATATTCTGCTTTCTTGATTTGACAATTTCATGTGTTACTTTGTACTTGTACTTGTCATCAGAAACTGAAAAGGGCATATTTGAAGAAATTGTTAAAGGCAAGTTGGATTTTGAATCATCTCCCTGGCCTTCTATCTCTTCCTCAGCGAAGGATCTCGTGAGGAAAATGTTGACGATGGATCCTAGAAGACGGATCACTGCAGATGAAGCCCTCGGTATGTGCATATACTAAGCTTTACTCGTCATAGACTTTACTGTAATAGTTGAATTGATAATATAATCCGGATATATGATAATGTATGATCCAGGACATCCGTGGCTCAAGAAAGATGGTGAAGCATCGGACAAGCCTATTGATAGCGCTGTTTTGTTAAGGCTGAAGCAATTTAGAGCAGCGAACAAGATGAAGAAACTCGCTCTTAAGGTACAGACGTATTGATATTGCTGTTATGTGAATGCTTACTCTCTCCGTTTTGATGCTGAAATATACAAAATTACTTGAAGGTTATTGCAGAAAACTTATCGGAAGAAGAAATCAAGGGACTGAAGCAGATGTTCAATAACATGGATACTGATGGGAGCGGTACAATCACTTACGAAGAACTTAAAACAGGACTGTCTAGGCTGGGATCCAAGCTCACTGAAGCTGAAATAAAACAGCTGATGGAAGCAGTAAGAATTTTGTAACGTTTGATTTATTTGTGTCGATTTTGTTACAATGTATACTTTTTTTTTGGATTGACATTTTCGTTATTCCAGGCGGATGTTGACAACAGTGGGACTATAGACTACATCGAGTTCATTACTGCTACGATGCATAGACACAAACTTGAAAGAGAAGAGAACTTGTACAAGGCTTTCCGATTTTTTGACAAGGATAATAGCGGGTATgtgttttctccatttttcttaaTGTCGAACTTGTCATGTTCCAAAGGCACAATATAACAACACTACGGTGATTTTCAAAGCTTGTCTCAGCTCCCTCGACCAGTAACTGAGTTAGAAATTCTAACGAGGGGATTCAAGAAAATGCAAGAATGCCACACCTAGGATTCAAACATTAACTAAAAGCAACTTCTGTGTGACAGTTATTGTTACATTAGAAGTATTCCTTAAATTacacaaattatatatataccgAAATATGGTTTTCGTCCCCATTTGcacaatataatttttcaataaacgGGATTCAATTGAACCTCCGTCAGACAATGCAACCGCCCATGCCCCCACAACCACCCGAAGGTCATGTTTCTTGAGAACTATGAACCTGCATCCTAATTTGCAAATACAGTCAGACCTCTCAATAATGGTGTTGTTATTAAGAGTGAAATGTTCTTGTTGTTGAGAACTTACAAAGTAACGTAACTGTTTTGTACTGCTTGTTTTGTTATGCCAGGTTTATTACAAGAGATGAACTTAGACATGCTATGGAAGAATATGGAATGGGAGATGAGGCTACAATAGATGAAATCCTAGATGATGTTGACACAAACAAAGTAATAAGCTAATCTTGAATTCTCTAAATCTTGTTATTTCACTGCAACAAAGTTTGTCACA
Proteins encoded in this window:
- the LOC107866845 gene encoding calcium-dependent protein kinase 29, with product MGLCFSKACCCCPNYKDVPISSSPSASPEYHPVPILSQKYPEESPPAPISSYMPMPRTSTSSSSSTNQFGQILGKPYTDIKTIYDLDKELGRGQFGITYLCTEKATGLKYACKSISRRKLVTQKDIEDVRREVTILQYLSGQPNIVEFKGAYEDKNNLHLVMELCSGGELFDRITVKGNYSEKEAARIGRQIVNVVHACHFMGVMHRDLKPENFLMVSKDDDSPLKATDFGLSVFIEEGKIYKDIVGSAYYVAPEVLKRNYGKEIDVWSAGVILYILLSGFPPFWAETEKGIFEEIVKGKLDFESSPWPSISSSAKDLVRKMLTMDPRRRITADEALGHPWLKKDGEASDKPIDSAVLLRLKQFRAANKMKKLALKVIAENLSEEEIKGLKQMFNNMDTDGSGTITYEELKTGLSRLGSKLTEAEIKQLMEAADVDNSGTIDYIEFITATMHRHKLEREENLYKAFRFFDKDNSGFITRDELRHAMEEYGMGDEATIDEILDDVDTNKDGLINYDEFVAMMRRGTTDHEAKQIR